A window of Ignavibacteriales bacterium contains these coding sequences:
- a CDS encoding H-type lectin domain-containing protein produces MRISKIFIIMFLVLTSSMFAQQVQTGTYRFDRNLSDYTLDKNDGDRVVQLEVTFNKPFEVKPEVLVSVNFIDCDKTTNLRYEVKTISVSRDGFLVQVKTWSDTRIFAIGGGWMAVSGK; encoded by the coding sequence ATGAGAATTTCTAAAATTTTTATCATAATGTTTTTAGTTTTAACCTCATCTATGTTTGCACAACAAGTTCAAACCGGCACTTATCGGTTTGATAGAAACCTATCTGATTATACGTTGGATAAAAACGACGGCGATAGGGTTGTTCAGCTCGAAGTTACATTCAACAAACCATTTGAAGTAAAACCGGAGGTGCTGGTATCCGTAAATTTTATAGATTGCGATAAAACAACCAATCTCCGCTATGAAGTAAAAACCATCAGTGTTTCCCGTGACGGGTTTTTAGTTCAGGTTAAAACTTGGTCTGACACAAGAATCTTTGCCATTGGTGGCGGGTGGATGGCTGTTAGCGGAAAATAA
- the serC gene encoding 3-phosphoserine/phosphohydroxythreonine transaminase, giving the protein MEKRIYNLSAGPAILPEEVLLDAQKDLFSYKGSGMSIMEMSHRGKIFDAIIKEADADLRKLLGIDDKFAILFLQGGATLQFSMVPLNLMPPKNKADYIVTGSWAEKSVKEAKRVGTVNIAATTKADNYTRIPKQSELTLDPGASYVHFTSNNTIYGTEWRNEPETGNVPLVCDASSDFLHKKLDMNKYGLIYAGAQKNIGPAGVTVVIIRKNLLERSSDSLHTYMNYKIHVDNESMYNTPTTFGIYIAGLVFKWLLNMGGLDEMYKRNVEKARILYDAFDSSDGYYKGTTVKEDRSLMNVTYRLPNEQLEEKFIKEASAKGFSGLKGHRSVGGIRASIYNAFPKKGVEELVSFMSDFKKNN; this is encoded by the coding sequence ATGGAAAAACGTATTTATAATTTAAGCGCCGGACCCGCTATTCTTCCTGAAGAAGTTTTGCTTGATGCTCAGAAAGATTTATTCAGCTATAAAGGAAGCGGAATGAGTATAATGGAAATGAGCCATCGTGGAAAAATTTTTGATGCGATTATTAAGGAAGCAGATGCAGATCTAAGAAAACTTTTAGGTATTGATGATAAGTTCGCGATTTTATTTTTGCAAGGCGGTGCAACTTTGCAATTTTCGATGGTGCCGCTAAACTTAATGCCGCCGAAAAATAAAGCCGATTATATTGTTACCGGTTCATGGGCGGAAAAATCAGTTAAAGAAGCAAAACGAGTTGGGACAGTAAATATTGCTGCAACAACTAAAGCAGATAATTACACACGCATTCCAAAACAATCAGAATTAACACTTGACCCGGGTGCATCTTATGTTCACTTCACTTCCAACAACACAATTTATGGGACTGAATGGCGCAACGAACCTGAAACCGGAAATGTTCCACTCGTTTGCGATGCATCCTCAGACTTCCTTCACAAAAAACTTGATATGAATAAATATGGTTTGATCTACGCAGGTGCACAGAAAAATATCGGTCCCGCCGGTGTTACTGTTGTAATTATTAGAAAAAACTTGCTTGAAAGATCTTCCGATTCGCTTCACACTTATATGAACTATAAAATTCATGTTGATAATGAATCAATGTACAACACCCCAACTACATTTGGAATTTATATTGCAGGATTAGTTTTTAAGTGGTTATTAAACATGGGCGGACTCGATGAAATGTATAAACGCAATGTTGAAAAAGCAAGAATCTTGTATGACGCATTTGATTCGAGTGATGGTTATTACAAAGGAACAACTGTAAAAGAAGACCGGTCACTGATGAACGTTACTTACAGATTGCCTAATGAACAGCTGGAAGAAAAATTTATTAAGGAAGCATCGGCAAAAGGATTCAGCGGATTGAAAGGACATCGCTCTGTCGGCGGAATACGAGCATCAATCTACAATGCTTTCCCCAAGAAAGGTGTTGAAGAGTTAGTTTCTTTCATGAGTGACTTCAAGAAAAATAATTAA
- a CDS encoding DUF1015 family protein, whose protein sequence is MAVIRPFKAVRPNEKVAHLVASVPYDVVNREEAAELAKGNPLSFLRVTRSEIEMKKDVNVYSHNVYQKAKENWERLKIDAPLINDNNSHFYIYKLTMGNHSQVGIAATFSVDDYDDDIIKKHEKTRKVKEDDRTNHIVTTEAQTGPVFLTYKPVVEIDKVISETLKKTEPIYDFTSSDGIKHQVWILSNEYVDIITNEIGKVKNLYIADGHHRAASASRVRKIKKDQNGNHTGEEEYNYFLGVLFPADQLKILPYNRAVYDLKMKKNEFMKKVERNFSIEETSSPNPPSKRTIAMYIDKKWYLLKPNANVKPGVTVGDNLDVSILQNYLLHPVIGIEDPRTDTNIDFIGGIRGVEELEKLVDNGKASVAFSMYPVSVDDLIKISDAGETMPPKSTWFEPKLRDGLLVHVI, encoded by the coding sequence GTTGTAAATCGTGAAGAAGCTGCAGAGTTAGCAAAAGGAAATCCATTAAGTTTTTTACGTGTTACCCGTTCAGAAATTGAAATGAAAAAAGATGTTAATGTTTATTCACATAATGTATATCAGAAAGCAAAAGAGAATTGGGAACGATTAAAAATTGATGCACCCCTAATCAATGATAATAATTCTCACTTTTATATTTATAAGCTTACGATGGGTAATCATTCTCAAGTCGGAATTGCAGCAACGTTTTCGGTTGATGATTATGATGATGATATAATCAAAAAACATGAAAAGACACGTAAAGTAAAAGAAGACGACCGCACTAACCACATCGTTACTACGGAAGCTCAAACCGGCCCGGTGTTTTTAACTTACAAACCGGTTGTAGAAATTGATAAAGTTATTAGCGAAACCTTGAAAAAGACAGAACCGATTTATGATTTTACTTCTTCCGATGGAATTAAACATCAAGTGTGGATTTTATCGAACGAGTATGTAGATATTATTACAAATGAAATTGGCAAAGTAAAAAATCTTTACATAGCTGATGGACATCACCGCGCTGCAAGTGCAAGTCGCGTACGAAAAATAAAAAAAGATCAAAACGGAAATCACACCGGAGAAGAAGAGTATAATTATTTTCTAGGAGTTCTTTTCCCGGCAGATCAGTTGAAGATCCTTCCTTACAACCGTGCGGTATATGATTTGAAGATGAAGAAAAACGAATTCATGAAAAAAGTGGAAAGGAATTTTTCGATTGAAGAAACAAGCTCGCCCAATCCGCCATCGAAAAGAACAATTGCGATGTATATTGATAAAAAATGGTATTTATTGAAGCCGAACGCTAATGTAAAACCCGGCGTCACCGTGGGAGACAATCTTGATGTGAGCATTCTGCAAAATTATTTACTCCATCCTGTTATTGGAATCGAGGATCCACGTACCGACACAAACATTGATTTCATTGGCGGAATACGCGGCGTGGAAGAATTAGAAAAATTAGTTGATAACGGTAAAGCGTCAGTTGCATTTTCAATGTATCCGGTTTCAGTTGATGATCTGATAAAAATTTCTGATGCAGGAGAAACAATGCCGCCTAAATCAACTTGGTTTGAACCAAAACTCAGAGATGGGTTACTTGTACACGTAATCTAA